In a genomic window of Polypterus senegalus isolate Bchr_013 chromosome 13, ASM1683550v1, whole genome shotgun sequence:
- the LOC120542956 gene encoding three prime repair exonuclease 2-like: protein MHHFQTFVFLDLEATGICGERPRLTEMCLASVHRFSLENFTQSIGNRGKAGHVYPRVMDKLCLCVNPNKLVSQKAFDLSGLSNENLTENCKSGFDQTIVTLLRAFLERQAPPVCLVAHNGFNFDFPLLRTELTRQESDLPDNVFCADSYQALREILEGIENPRFRRFKGGYSLSELYKRFHGVYPLNAHCAEADVLTLISVFRSHATELLNWADLHARPWKEITPMYNPSPSKNLHQSHLERYSPKQRSKAVRSSQSLGLV from the coding sequence ATGCATCATTTCCAGACTTTTGTGTTCCTTGACCTTGAAGCGACTGGAATCTGTGGAGAGCGTCCTCGGCTGACTGAAATGTGCCTGGCCAGTGTACACCGCTTTTCTTTGGAAAATTTTACACAAAGCATTGGAAATAGGGGAAAAGCTGGTCATGTGTATCCCCGTGTTATGGATAAACTCTGCCTGTGTGTTAACCCCAATAAGCTGGTCTCACAGAAGGCCTTTGACCTCAGCGGTTTGAGCAATGAAAACCTGACAGAAAACTGCAAATCTGGCTTTGACCAGACTATTGTTACACTATTAAGGGCATTTTTGGAGAGACAAGCACCACCTGTGTGCTTGGTGGCTCACAATGGttttaattttgactttccactgCTGCGCACGGAACTAACTCGCCAGGAGTCAGACCTTCCTGATAATGTGTTCTGTGCTGATTCTTACCAAGCCTTAAGAGAGATTCTTGAAGGTATCGAAAACCCTAGATTTCGGAGGTTCAAAGGAGGATACAGTTTAAGTGAACTTTACAAGAGGTTTCATGGAGTGTATCCACTTAATGCCCATTGTGCAGAAGCTGATGTGCTTACTCTTATTTCAGTTTTTCGTTCTCATGCCACTGAGCTGTTGAATTGGGCAGACCTGCATGCCAGACCCTGGAAGGAAATTACTCCCATGTACAACCCCAGTCCATCTAAAAATCTGCACCAAAGTCACCTTGAGCGATATTCTCCGAAACAAAGATCAAAGGCTGTAAGGTCTAGTCAAAGCTTGGGCTTGGTGTAA